Proteins encoded in a region of the Triticum dicoccoides isolate Atlit2015 ecotype Zavitan chromosome 3A, WEW_v2.0, whole genome shotgun sequence genome:
- the LOC119267337 gene encoding ABC transporter G family member 31-like: MWAAEAPFSRSGSWREAEDEQEALRWAALQRLPTVARARRGLLRSPAVAPGVSGAGGPVEGDDALCEVDVTGLSSGDRTALVDRLLADSGDAEQFFRRIRARFDAVHIEFPKIEVRYEDLTVDAYVHVGSRALPTIPNFICNMTEAFLRHLRIYRGGRMKLPILDNTNGIIRPSRMTLLLGPPSSGKTTLLLALAGRLGPGLKMSGSITYNGHHLNEFVPQRTSAYVSQQDWHASEMTVRETLEFAGRCQGVGIKYDMLVELLRREKNAGIKPDEDLDVFMKALALEGRQTSLVAEYVMKILGLDICADTIVGDEMVKGISGGQKKRLTTGELLVGSARVLFMDEISTGLDSATTYQIIKYLRDSTHALDGTTIISLLQPAPETYELFDDVILISEGQIVYQGPREYAADFFAAMGFRCPERKNVADFLQEVLSKKDQQQYWCQYDYPYQFVSVTKFAEAFKTFVIGKRLHDDLDRPYNRKHNHPAALSTSNYGVKRLEILKSNFQWQRLLMKRNSFIYVFKFIQLLLVALITMTVFFRTTMHHDSVDDGIIYLGALYFAIVMILFNGFTEVSMLVAKLPVLYKHRDLHFYPPWAYTLPSWLLSIPTSLIESGMWTLVTYYVVGYDPQFTRFLGQFLLLFFLHQTSLALFRVMASLGRNMIVANTFGSFALLVVMILGGFIITKESIPVWWIWGYWISPMMYAQNAISVNEFHGHSWSKPFADQNITLGEAVLTGYGLFKEKYWFWIGVGALLGYTIVLNALFTLFLTILNPIGNMQAVVSKDAIRNKESRRSDRVALELRSYLHSNSLNGLKLKEQKGMVLPFQPLSMCFKNINYYVDVPEELKKQGIAEDRLQLLVDVTGAFRPGVLTALVGVSGAGKTTLMDVLAGRKTGGLIEGSISISGYPKNQETFTRISGYCEQNDVHSPCLTVIESLLYSACLRLPSHVNDDTQRAFVEEVMELVELNPLSGALVGLPGVNGLSTEQRKRLTIAVELVANPSIVFMDEPTSGLDARSAAIVMRTVRNIVNTGRTIVCTIHQPSIDIFESFDELLFMKRGGQLIYAGPLGSKSRNLVEFFQAVPGVPKIRDGYNPAAWMLDVTSTQMEQILGVDFAEYYRQSKLFLQTKEIVEALSKPNSEVKELTFSTKYAQPFCAQFIACLWKQNLSYWRNPQYTAVRFFYTVIISLMFGTICWKFGSRRETQHDIFNAMGAMYAAVLFIGITNATSVQPVISIERFVSYRERAAGMYSALPFAFSLVTVEFPYILVQSLVYGTIFYSLGSFEWTAVKFLWFLFFMYFTLLYFTFYGMMTTAITPNHMVAPIIAAPFYTLWNLFCGFMIPRKLIPVWWRWYYWANPVSWTLYGLLTSQFGDLDQPLLLADGIRTTTVVAFLEEHFGFRHDFLGVVATMVIGFCVLFAVVFALAIRNLNFQRR; encoded by the exons ATGTGGGCGGCGGAGGCGCCCTTCTCGCGGTCGGGGTCGTGGCGGGAGGCGGAGGACGAGCAGGAGGCGCTGCGCTGGGCCGCGCTGCAGCGCCTCCCCACCGTCGCGCGCGCCAGGAGGGGCCTGCTCAGGTCGCCCGCCGTCGCGCCCGGCGTCTCCGGCGCGGGCGGCCCGGTCGAGGGCGACGACGCGCTCTGCGAGGTCGACGTCACCGGCCTCTCCTCCGGCGACCGCACCGCGCTCGTCGACCGCCTGCTCGCCGACTCCGGCGACGCCGAGCAGTTCTTCCGCCGCATACGCGCCCGCTTCGACGC GGTGCACATAGAGTTCCCCAAGATCGAAGTGAGGTACGAGGACCTGACGGTGGACGCGTACGTGCATGTCGGCAGCAGGGCGCTGCCCACCATCCCCAACTTCATATGCAACATGACAGAG GCATTTCTGAGGCACCTGAGGATCTACAGAGGGGGACGAATGAAGTTACCTATATTGGACAACACTAATGGGATCATTCGCCCATCAAG AATGACACTGCTTTTGGGCCCTCCAAGTTCCGGGAAGACCACCTTGCTTTTAGCACTTGCCGGTCGACTTGGTCCTGGACTAAAG ATGTCTGGGAGCATTACTTACAATGGCCACCATCTAAACGAATTTGTGCCTCAAAGAACATCTGCTTATGTAAGTCAGCAAGACTGGCATGCTTCAGAGATGACCGTCAGAGAAACCCTGGAGTTTGCTGGGCGCTGTCAGGGTGTTGGTATAAAGTATG ATATGCTCGTTGAACTTTTGAGGAGAGAAAAGAATGCTGGGATCAAGCCTGATGAGGACCTTGATGTATTCATGAAG GCATTGGCTCTTGAAGGTAGACAGACGAGTCTCGTGGCTGAGTACGTAATGAAG ATTTTAGGGCTGGACATCTGTGCTGACACTATTGTCGGAGATGAAATGGTCAAAGGAATCTCCGGTGGGCAAAAGAAGCGTCTAACAACAG GTGAATTGTTAGTTGGGTCTGCTCGTGTTCTGTTCATGGATGAGATTTCAACTGGCCTTGATAGTGcaaccacatatcagattatcaagtaCTTGAGGGATTCCACACATGCTCTGGATGGCACTACAATCATATCCCTGCTGCAGCCTGCTCCAGAAACTTATGAGCTATTCGATGATGTCATCCTTATATCTGAAGGTCAAATTGTATACCAGGGACCACGTGAATATGCTGCTGATTTTTTTGCTGCAATGGGATTCAGGTGCCCTGAAAGGAAAAATGTGGCAGATTTTTTGCAAGAA GTTTTGTCCAAGAAAGATCAACAGCAGTACTGGTGTCAATATGATTATCCATACCAGTTTGTGTCCGTAACAAAATTTGCTGAAGCCTTCAAAACATTTGTTATTGGTAAGAGGCTGCATGATGATTTAGATAGGCCATACAATAGAAAACATAATCATCCCGCTGCTCTTTCAACTTCAAATTACGGTGTCAAGAGGCTTGAGATTCTAAAGTCCAACTTCCAGTGGCAGCGTCTGCTGATGAAAAGGAACTCATTCATCTACGTCTTCAAATTCATTCAG CTTCTACTTGTGGCCCTCATCACAATGACTGTATTTTTTCGAACAACAATGCACCATGATTCAGTTGATGATGGTATCATTTATCTTGGAGCCCTCTATTTTGCAATAGTGATGATTCTATTCAACGGCTTTACTGAAGTCTCAATGTTGGTGGCGAAGCTTCCAGTTCTTTACAAGCACAGAGATTTGCATTTCTATCCACCGTGGGCTTATACGCTTCCTTCATGGCTCCTGAGCATTCCAACCTCACTTATTGAATCAGGAATGTGGACACTTGTAACATATTATGTGGTTGGTTATGATCCCCAATTCACAAG ATTTCTGGGACAATTTCTGTTGCTTTTCTTTCTGCACCAGACATCTTTGGCTCTTTTCCGGGTCATGGCATCTTTGGGCCGAAATATGATAGTTGCTAATACCTTTGGATCGTTTGCTTTGTTGGTTGTTATGATTCTTGGAGGATTCATCATAACCAAAG AAAGCATACCAGTCTGGTGGATTTGGGGTTACTGGATATCTCCTATGATGTATGCACAAAATGCTATATCGGTAAATGAATTCCATGGGCATTCTTGGAGCAAG CCATTTGCAGATCAGAATATCACATTAGGTGAAGCTGTACTCACTGGTTATGGATTATTCAAGGAAAAATATTGGTTTTGGATTGGAGTAGGAGCATTGTTAGGGTACACGATTGTTTTGAATGCCTTATTTACATTGTTCTTGACAATTCTCAACC CAATTGGGAATATGCAAGCTGTTGTGTCCAAGGATGCAATTCGAAACAAGGAATCTAGGAGGAGTGACAGAGTAGCCCTAGAGCTGAGATCTTACCTGCATTCAAATTCACTGAATG GGCTTAAGCTCAAGGAACAGAAGGGCATGGTGTTACCCTTTCAACCCCTTTCTATGTGTTTTAAGAATATAAACTACTACGTTGATGTACCAGAG GAATTGAAAAAGCAAGGGATAGCAGAAGACCGCCTTCAGTTGCTTGTTGATGTCACTGGCGCATTTAGGCCAGGGGTACTAACAGCCCTTGTTGGAGTCAGTGGTGCTGGTAAAACCACCCTCATGGATGTTTTAGCCGGCCGGAAGACTGGAGGACTCATAGAAGGAAGCATTTCTATATCTGGATATCCTAAGAACCAAGAGACTTTCACAAGGATATCCGGTTATTGTGAACAAAATGATGTCCATTCACCTTGCTTGACTGTGATTGAGTCTTTGTTATACTCGGCATGCCTCCGGTTGCCTTCTCATGTCAATGATGACACTCAAAGG GCCTTTGTGGAAGAGGTAATGGAACTTGTTGAGCTGAATCCGTTAAGTGGTGCTCTTGTTGGCCTGCCAGGAGTTAATGGTCTGTCTACGGAACAACGCAAAAGGTTGACGATAGCTGTGGAGCTTGTGGCAAATCCTTCCATTGTATTCATGGATGAACCTACGTCAGGGTTGGATGCTAGGTCTGCAGCCATTGTGATGAGAACTGTACGAAATATTGTTAATACAGGGCGGACAATCGTGTGCACCATCCATCAGCCAAGTATTGACATATTTGAATCCTTTGATGAG CTTTTGTTTATGAAGCGTGGAGGGCAACTCATATATGCTGGTCCCTTGGGTTCCAAATCGCGGAATCTGGTTGAGTTTTTCCAG GCAGTTCCAGGGGTGCCTAAAATCAGGGATGGCTATAATCCTGCTGCATGGATGTTGGATGTCACGAGTACACAAATGGAGCAGATTCTTGGAGTGGATTTTGCTGAATACTATCGACAGTCGAAATTATTTCT GCAGACCAAAGAAATCGTCGAGGCCTTGAGCAAACCGAACAGTGAAGTGAAAGAGCTTACTTTCTCTACCAAGTATGCTCAACCATTCTGTGCTCAGTTTATTGCTTGCTTATGGAAGCAAAACCTATCATACTGGAGGAATCCTCAATACACCGCAGTTCGGTTTTTCTACACTGTCATCATCTCCTTGATGTTTGGGACGATTTGTTGGAAATTTGGATCTAGAAG GGAGACCCAACATGATATATTCAATGCCATGGGTGCCATGTATGCAGCAGTGCTTTTCATAGGAATCACTAATGCCACATCTGTTCAGCCTGTGATTTCCATCGAAAGATTCGTATCATATAGAGAGCGAGCTGCTGGGATGTATTCGGCATTACCTTTCGCATTCTCTCTG GTTACTGTGGAGTTCCCTTACATTCTTGTACAGTCACTTGTTTATGGTACAATTTTCTACAGCCTGGGTTCGTTTGAGTGGACAGCAGTGAAGTtcttgtggttcctgttcttcaTGTACTTCACTCTGTTGTACTTCACCTTTTATGGCATGATGACAACGGCGATCACACCAAACCATATGGTCGCGCCTATCATTGCCGCCCCATTCTACACGCTATGGAATCTCTTCTGCGGGTTCATGATCCCAAGAAAG CTGATCCCAGTGTGGTGGAGGTGGTACTACTGGGCCAACCCGGTGTCCTGGACGCTGTACGGGCTCCTGACCTCCCAGTTCGGCGACCTGGACCAGCCCCTGCTGCTGGCCGACGGCATCAGAACCACCACCGTCGTGGCGTTCCTGGAGGAGCACTTTGGGTTCCGGCACGACTTCCTCGGCGtagtcgccacgatggtgatcggcTTCTgcgtcctcttcgccgtcgtcttcGCCCTCGCCATCAGGAACCTCAACTTCCAGCGCAGATGA